The following proteins are encoded in a genomic region of Enterocloster clostridioformis:
- the leuA gene encoding 2-isopropylmalate synthase, protein MLNYQRYKRVPVVDFPERTWPNKEIMKAPIWCSVDLRDGNQALVEPMVVEEKVEMFNLLVKLGFKEIEVGFPAASQIEYDFLRTLVERKLIPDDVEVQVLVQCREHLIKRTFEALEGVKKAIVHIYNSTSALQRDVVFHKDREDIKDIAVIGTKMVQRYMADCDTQIRLEYSPESFTGTELDFALDICTAVQETWGATKEKPIIINLPSTVEMTTPNVYADQIEWMNTHFKDRESIILSIHPHNDRGEGVASTELALLAGADRVEGTLFGNGERTGNVDILTVAYNMFSQGINPELNIENIREIAEVCERCTKMDIPPRHPYAGKLVFTAFSGSHQDAINKGMQALHERNGQYWEVPYLPIDPSDIGREYEPIVRINSQSGKGGVAFVMDTFYGFKLPKGMHKEFADVIQKISEQQGEVAPEQIMDEFKKNYLERKEPMHFRKCRITDTETGDGEFATLAKVTYSDHGIEKTFEGVGNGPIDAVQRGMEDALGIQIKVLDYSEHALASGSGAEAASYIHLVDQVTGRATYGVGISSNITRASIRGIFSAVNRLFY, encoded by the coding sequence ATGTTAAATTATCAAAGATATAAAAGGGTCCCTGTGGTGGATTTTCCGGAGCGCACATGGCCGAATAAGGAGATTATGAAGGCTCCTATATGGTGCAGCGTGGACCTTAGGGACGGCAACCAGGCCCTTGTGGAGCCAATGGTGGTGGAGGAGAAGGTGGAGATGTTCAACCTTCTTGTGAAGCTGGGCTTTAAGGAGATTGAGGTGGGTTTTCCTGCCGCATCCCAGATTGAGTATGATTTCTTACGCACCCTGGTGGAGCGCAAGCTCATCCCGGACGACGTGGAGGTTCAGGTGCTGGTGCAGTGCCGCGAGCATCTGATTAAGAGGACCTTTGAGGCCCTTGAAGGCGTTAAGAAGGCCATTGTACATATCTACAATTCCACGTCCGCCTTACAGAGGGATGTGGTGTTCCATAAGGACAGGGAGGACATAAAGGATATAGCTGTCATAGGCACCAAGATGGTACAGCGGTATATGGCTGACTGTGATACCCAGATTCGTCTGGAGTATTCCCCTGAGAGCTTTACCGGCACAGAGCTGGATTTTGCCCTTGATATCTGTACAGCGGTACAGGAGACCTGGGGCGCCACCAAGGAGAAGCCCATTATCATCAATCTCCCGTCCACGGTGGAGATGACTACCCCCAATGTGTATGCGGACCAGATTGAATGGATGAATACACACTTTAAGGACAGGGAAAGCATTATCCTGAGTATCCATCCCCACAATGACAGGGGTGAGGGTGTGGCTTCCACAGAACTGGCCCTTCTTGCAGGAGCTGACAGGGTGGAGGGTACCCTTTTCGGCAACGGGGAGCGCACCGGTAATGTGGACATACTGACAGTTGCATATAATATGTTTTCACAGGGTATCAACCCTGAACTTAACATTGAGAATATCCGTGAGATTGCAGAGGTCTGTGAGCGCTGCACCAAGATGGATATTCCGCCCAGACATCCCTATGCAGGCAAGCTGGTGTTCACCGCATTTTCCGGTTCCCATCAGGATGCCATCAACAAGGGCATGCAGGCCCTTCACGAGAGGAACGGACAGTACTGGGAGGTTCCATACCTTCCCATCGATCCCAGCGATATCGGCAGGGAGTACGAGCCCATCGTGCGTATCAACAGCCAGTCCGGCAAGGGCGGCGTAGCCTTTGTCATGGACACCTTCTACGGCTTCAAGCTGCCAAAGGGCATGCACAAGGAATTCGCGGATGTCATCCAGAAGATTTCCGAGCAGCAGGGTGAGGTCGCGCCTGAGCAGATCATGGATGAATTTAAGAAGAATTACCTGGAGCGCAAGGAACCCATGCACTTTAGAAAGTGCCGCATAACCGATACGGAGACAGGAGACGGCGAGTTTGCGACACTGGCTAAGGTAACCTACTCCGATCATGGCATTGAGAAGACCTTTGAAGGCGTTGGAAACGGACCTATTGATGCTGTACAGAGAGGCATGGAGGATGCCCTTGGCATCCAGATTAAGGTTCTGGACTACAGCGAGCACGCATTGGCATCCGGATCCGGCGCAGAGGCTGCTTCCTACATCCATCTGGTAGACCAGGTGACGGGCAGGGCCACTTACGGCGTGGGTATCAGCTCCAATATCACAAGGGCTTCCATCCGCGGTATATTCAGTGCGGTGAACAGGCTGTTCTATTAA
- a CDS encoding TraX family protein yields the protein MPSSRKKPETQGGLSGTALKYIAMTAMLADHIGVVLLERIVYYRGSLERVAMIMTSQWGDRLYWLCQVLRSAGRIAFPIYCFLLVEGFLHTRDWRRYWLRMAAFALISEIPFRLAVWNTWAGGGCNVYVELAIGLLVLRGLKQSQGLTEPYRVIGMAAAIGGGCLAAVFLKADYDMDGILIISLFYLLRDKRPVQVMSGSLLSFLGSWDKYHGTGVLSAVPLLFYNGRKGQARWKYAFYWFYPLHLMALFLIRLCVIGIPLG from the coding sequence ATGCCGTCCAGCAGAAAGAAACCGGAAACACAGGGAGGATTAAGCGGTACCGCCCTGAAATATATTGCCATGACCGCCATGCTTGCGGACCACATAGGAGTTGTGCTGTTGGAACGGATTGTGTACTACAGAGGCAGCCTGGAACGGGTCGCCATGATCATGACATCCCAATGGGGGGACAGGCTCTATTGGCTGTGCCAGGTGCTCAGGTCCGCGGGACGGATTGCATTTCCAATCTACTGCTTTTTGCTGGTGGAGGGATTCCTTCACACCAGGGACTGGCGCAGATACTGGCTCAGGATGGCTGCGTTTGCACTTATCTCGGAAATTCCCTTCCGCCTGGCTGTGTGGAATACGTGGGCAGGTGGAGGCTGCAATGTGTACGTTGAGCTGGCAATCGGACTGCTGGTGCTCCGGGGCCTGAAACAGAGCCAGGGTTTAACGGAGCCGTACCGTGTCATTGGGATGGCCGCCGCCATTGGGGGCGGATGCCTGGCGGCTGTCTTTTTGAAGGCGGATTACGATATGGACGGGATTCTTATTATTTCATTGTTTTATCTCCTGAGGGATAAACGCCCTGTCCAGGTGATGTCCGGCAGCCTCCTGTCTTTTCTGGGGTCCTGGGACAAGTATCATGGGACGGGGGTTCTTTCGGCGGTGCCCCTGCTTTTTTACAACGGGAGAAAAGGACAGGCCCGATGGAAGTACGCATTCTATTGGTTTTACCCGCTGCATTTAATGGCGCTGTTTCTCATACGGCTGTGTGTCATAGGAATTCCTCTCGGATAA